A stretch of Mastacembelus armatus chromosome 1, fMasArm1.2, whole genome shotgun sequence DNA encodes these proteins:
- the LOC113128640 gene encoding suppressor of cytokine signaling 1-like has translation MVKDNLNRTVVQSEKQNHTAEIQHPSQPSEETAGPEQSPERVTSENQEPTERDLDLLHWHKLNLWDLEPEDWCQPLTGAEGDSWPTHLRPFSSHAEYKLVKSTYQQLQHSGYYWGPMTMEEAHEILTQAPLGTFLIRDSGQPDVFFTLSYQSDDGPTSVRVHLSNLLFNLHGSQRTFSSLFALLTYYTSSSCKLTVPYRKQRPERLKQMCRRAVIRTCGAETVRTSPTLSKLNLKDYVLQYPHCI, from the exons ATGGTCAAAGACAATCTTAATAGAACAGTAGTacagagtgaaaaacaaaaccacacagcCGAGATACAGCACCCGAGTCAACCCAGTGAAGAAACTGCTGGTCCTGAGCAAAGCCCAGAGAGAGTCACGTCTGAAAACCAAGAGCCGACAGAAAGGGATTTAGATTTACTGCACTGGCACAAGCTCAACTTATGGGACCTGGAACCTGAAGACTGGTGCCAG CCATTGACTGGAGCTGAAGGTGACAGTTGGCCCACACACCTCCGTCCGTTCAGCAGCCACGCAGAGTATAAACTGGTGAAAAGTACTTATCAGCAACTCCAACACAGTGGTTACTACTGGGGACCAATGACTATGGAAGAAGCACATGAAATACTCACACAAGCACCACTGGGTACCTTTCTCATCAG AGACAGTGGCCAGCCTGATGTTTTCTTCACTCTGAGCTACCAAAGCGATGACGGTCCAACTAGTGTTCGAGTTCATCTGAGCAACCTGCTTTTCAATCTGCATGGCAGCCAAAGGACTTTTTCTTCACTCTTTGCTCTGCTCACGTATTACACCAGCTCATCCTGCAAGCTGACAGTGCCCTATCGCAAGCAGCGCCCGGAGCGCCTGAAGCAGATGTGCAGGAGGGCTGTTATACGCACATGTGGAGCAGAAACTGTAAGAACTTCACCTACACTGAGCAAACTGAATCTTAAAGACTATGTTCTTCAGTACCCTCATTGCATATAG